A section of the Desulfatiglans anilini DSM 4660 genome encodes:
- a CDS encoding fumarate reductase flavoprotein subunit, whose product METILTDLLCIGAGLAGERVAVESASSGFRTICLSIVPPRRSHSSAAQGGMQAALGHCAMGEGDCPDVHFLDTVKGSDWGCDQEVVRLFVDTAPIAVREMAFWGIPWNRVVPGKSSYFKGGQKYEKVEPTEREGLITARDFGGTAKWRTCYTSDGTGHTLLYTMDNKVVELGVTVHDRVEAISLIHDGETCSGVVARCLKTGKLRVYLAKATLIATGGYGRIYRETTNAVINEGSGAILALDTGIVPLGNPEAVQFHPTGIVPTNILVTEGCRGDGGTLLDVNEERFMPQYEPEKAELASRDVVSRWMAQHIRQGFGVKSPYGDHLWLDIRHLGAQHIKTKLREVEEICNNFLGVDPITQLIPVRPAQHYSMGGVRTDKDGAAYGLKGLFVAGEASCWDMHGFNRLGGNSLAETIVAGRIVGSQIVEWLQGYETQFKTSTVRDRVGRDEERIRRLCTGAGGRENVFEVLNAMRAELMERVGIFRNGSDLQKAVENLQKIHERAQKVGLGSNGLGANPELSLALKIDRMLKLALCVAYAALQREESRGCHSREDFPARNDRDWLNRTLAIWREGNDLPTLDYEPTSKLMEIPPGERGYGVCKIITCDGDIIGD is encoded by the coding sequence TTGGAAACCATATTGACCGATCTACTGTGCATCGGTGCTGGTCTAGCCGGCGAACGGGTCGCCGTTGAATCAGCTTCGAGTGGATTTAGAACCATCTGCCTGAGCATTGTGCCGCCACGACGCTCTCATTCTTCCGCTGCTCAAGGGGGTATGCAGGCGGCACTCGGGCACTGCGCCATGGGCGAGGGAGATTGCCCCGATGTGCACTTTCTAGACACTGTGAAGGGGTCCGATTGGGGGTGTGACCAGGAAGTGGTCAGACTGTTCGTGGACACAGCGCCGATCGCAGTTCGCGAGATGGCATTCTGGGGTATTCCTTGGAACCGGGTAGTACCGGGCAAGTCGTCCTACTTCAAGGGAGGGCAGAAATATGAAAAGGTTGAACCCACTGAAAGGGAGGGTCTTATCACTGCCCGGGATTTTGGTGGGACGGCCAAGTGGCGTACCTGTTACACATCCGACGGTACGGGGCATACGCTCCTTTACACCATGGACAACAAAGTCGTGGAACTCGGAGTGACGGTGCATGATCGCGTGGAGGCGATATCTCTTATCCACGATGGAGAGACGTGCAGCGGTGTGGTGGCCCGTTGCCTGAAAACAGGCAAACTTCGAGTCTATCTGGCCAAGGCGACGCTGATTGCAACGGGTGGCTATGGCAGGATCTACCGCGAGACCACAAATGCCGTGATCAACGAAGGCTCCGGCGCCATCCTTGCTTTGGACACCGGAATCGTTCCCTTGGGAAACCCGGAGGCGGTTCAGTTCCACCCGACCGGCATTGTTCCTACCAATATCCTTGTGACAGAAGGGTGCCGGGGCGACGGAGGGACGCTCCTTGATGTCAACGAGGAACGCTTCATGCCCCAGTACGAACCGGAGAAAGCTGAACTTGCCTCGCGCGACGTGGTGTCGCGCTGGATGGCACAGCACATTCGGCAGGGTTTCGGGGTCAAGAGTCCCTACGGCGATCACTTGTGGTTGGATATCCGCCACTTAGGGGCACAGCACATCAAGACGAAGCTCCGCGAAGTGGAGGAGATTTGCAACAATTTTTTAGGGGTGGATCCGATCACCCAGCTCATCCCGGTGCGCCCAGCCCAGCATTACAGCATGGGAGGTGTACGGACGGACAAGGATGGCGCCGCCTACGGTCTAAAGGGATTGTTCGTAGCCGGCGAGGCGTCCTGTTGGGATATGCACGGGTTCAACCGCTTGGGCGGCAATTCCTTGGCCGAGACTATTGTGGCCGGCAGGATCGTGGGCAGTCAGATCGTTGAATGGCTGCAGGGGTATGAAACACAGTTCAAGACCTCCACAGTCCGGGACCGGGTGGGCCGCGATGAGGAGCGGATCAGGCGGCTGTGCACAGGCGCCGGCGGCAGGGAAAACGTCTTTGAAGTACTCAACGCCATGCGGGCTGAACTGATGGAGCGCGTCGGGATCTTCCGAAACGGTTCGGATCTTCAAAAAGCCGTCGAAAATCTGCAGAAAATTCATGAGAGGGCGCAAAAAGTAGGGCTCGGATCCAACGGGCTTGGAGCTAACCCCGAACTGAGCCTGGCCCTCAAGATCGATAGAATGCTGAAGCTCGCGCTTTGCGTTGCCTACGCAGCCTTGCAGCGCGAGGAGAGCCGAGGTTGTCATTCCCGGGAGGATTTTCCCGCGAGAAACGATCGGGATTGGTTGAACCGGACCCTGGCTATATGGAGGGAAGGAAACGATCTGCCGACCCTCGACTATGAGCCAACCTCAAAGCTCATGGAGATCCCTCCTGGCGAAAGAGGGTATGGCGTGTGCAAGATTATCACCTGCGATGGGGATATCATAGGAGACTGA
- a CDS encoding fumarate reductase iron-sulfur subunit, with protein sequence MRRVLTFNIFRYNPQDPASKPHTDLFRLEETDSMTLFIGLTRIREEQDPSLQFDFCCRAGICGSCAMLINGMPGLACKTLTKDLPENITLMPLPVFKLIGDLSVDTGTWFRSMNERVESWIHTTKAFDPGAEEERMGNHLAEEIYELERCVECGCCIAACGTANMRGDFMGAVALNRIARFMLDPRDNRADREYFDVIGTDQGIFGCMGLLGCEDVCPKNLPLQDQLGMLRRKMGWTAVKHLFRF encoded by the coding sequence ATGCGAAGAGTGCTGACGTTCAATATTTTCCGTTACAACCCGCAGGATCCCGCATCTAAACCTCACACGGACCTCTTCCGCTTGGAAGAAACCGACAGTATGACGCTGTTCATTGGGTTGACCCGTATCCGGGAGGAGCAGGATCCCTCTCTCCAGTTTGATTTTTGCTGCAGGGCGGGTATTTGCGGTTCTTGCGCCATGCTGATCAACGGCATGCCGGGCTTGGCATGCAAGACTCTCACGAAGGACCTGCCCGAGAATATCACCCTCATGCCCCTACCGGTTTTCAAACTGATCGGGGATCTCTCCGTGGATACGGGCACATGGTTCAGGAGCATGAATGAACGAGTTGAATCATGGATTCACACCACAAAAGCGTTTGATCCGGGTGCCGAAGAAGAACGTATGGGTAACCACTTGGCCGAAGAAATTTACGAGTTGGAACGCTGCGTCGAGTGCGGATGCTGTATTGCAGCTTGTGGCACGGCCAACATGAGGGGGGATTTCATGGGCGCCGTTGCATTGAACCGGATCGCACGTTTCATGCTCGATCCTAGGGATAATAGGGCGGACCGGGAATATTTTGACGTGATTGGAACAGACCAGGGCATCTTCGGGTGCATGGGGCTCCTGGGGTGTGAGGATGTGTGTCCCAAGAACCTGCCGTTGCAGGATCAACTCGGCATGCTCCGACGTAAAATGGGATGGACCGCGGTTAAACATTTGTTCCGCTTCTAA
- the sucC gene encoding ADP-forming succinate--CoA ligase subunit beta yields the protein MRIHEYQAKEIMRSFGVRVPEGVIIDHADEASNACKGVKGPPWVVKAQVHAGARGKGGGIIVCCDANEVLEAAKAMLGRSLVTVQTGSEGVKVRKVLIEECIDIFSEFYLGVVIDRAHAKPAMIFCPAGGMEIEEVTAVKPELIWKEYIYSGIGLMPFQTRNLVYQLDRLTSGDSIKKLRSVMSSMWSVFSSCDCSLLEINPLALTTGGEFIALDAKMNLDDNALYRQRKMFELDAGVEKDPSEAIADAYDLNYIRLNGSIGVMVNGAGLAMATMDLIKAAGGEPANFLDVGGGANEEKITKAFEIILKDRRVKAILVNIFGGILRCDVLARGVVSAAEKNGVGVPLIVRLEGTNVAEGKKIFEESGVEFLVAQNLLEAAELVARQVSGEN from the coding sequence ATGAGAATTCATGAATACCAGGCGAAAGAGATCATGCGGAGTTTCGGCGTGCGAGTGCCCGAAGGCGTAATTATTGATCATGCCGATGAGGCTAGCAATGCCTGCAAGGGGGTCAAGGGACCTCCATGGGTTGTGAAAGCTCAGGTGCATGCTGGGGCCAGAGGCAAGGGAGGTGGGATTATTGTTTGTTGCGATGCCAATGAAGTTCTTGAGGCAGCGAAGGCCATGCTTGGAAGATCCCTTGTGACGGTTCAAACTGGTTCAGAGGGCGTCAAAGTAAGGAAGGTCCTCATCGAAGAGTGTATCGATATCTTCAGCGAATTCTACCTTGGGGTTGTAATTGATCGTGCCCATGCGAAACCTGCAATGATTTTCTGTCCGGCCGGGGGAATGGAGATCGAGGAAGTTACGGCTGTGAAACCGGAGCTTATTTGGAAAGAGTATATTTACTCTGGAATCGGTCTGATGCCCTTTCAGACGAGGAATTTAGTTTACCAGCTGGACCGACTTACCAGTGGTGATAGCATAAAAAAACTGAGGAGCGTTATGAGTAGTATGTGGTCGGTATTTAGCAGTTGTGATTGCTCTTTGTTGGAGATTAACCCTCTTGCTCTAACAACAGGTGGGGAATTTATCGCGCTTGATGCAAAAATGAATTTAGATGACAACGCGTTGTATAGGCAGAGAAAGATGTTTGAGCTTGATGCTGGAGTTGAAAAAGATCCATCAGAGGCAATTGCAGATGCGTATGATCTTAATTATATTCGATTGAATGGAAGCATCGGGGTCATGGTAAATGGTGCAGGGTTGGCTATGGCGACTATGGACCTTATCAAGGCTGCTGGTGGAGAACCTGCTAATTTTCTTGACGTTGGTGGTGGTGCCAACGAAGAGAAAATAACAAAGGCGTTCGAAATTATTTTGAAGGACAGACGAGTAAAAGCGATCCTTGTAAACATCTTTGGTGGAATACTTCGATGTGATGTTCTTGCCCGAGGAGTCGTCTCTGCGGCTGAGAAGAACGGTGTGGGCGTTCCTTTAATCGTGAGACTGGAGGGAACGAATGTAGCCGAGGGAAAGAAGATTTTTGAGGAATCCGGCGTGGAATTTCTGGTTGCACAGAATCTATTGGAGGCGGCGGAATTGGTCGCTAGGCAGGTTTCAGGAGAAAACTGA
- the sucD gene encoding succinate--CoA ligase subunit alpha, whose protein sequence is MSILLDENSRVIVQGITGREGVFHAEQMLNYGTSIVGGVTPGKGGQTVSGVPVFNTVYEAVKSDGANVSCIFVPPAFAADAIMESAAAGIELIVCITEGIPTMDMVNVIAYLKEKNSILIGPNCPGIISPSKSKVGIMPGAIHTQGHMGVISRSGTLTYEVVDQLTKMGLGQSTCVGIGGDPIIGSNFIDHLKRFDEDTETKGVVLIGEIGGSAEEEAAQYIESDFQKPVVAFIAGQTAPPGKRMGHAGAIIAGGKGRAEDKIRALRSSGITIAVSLATIGKTVLEVVGPD, encoded by the coding sequence ATGAGTATACTGCTCGATGAAAACAGCAGGGTGATCGTTCAAGGCATTACCGGCCGAGAGGGTGTTTTTCATGCCGAACAGATGCTTAATTACGGGACGTCGATAGTTGGCGGTGTTACTCCTGGAAAAGGAGGACAAACAGTATCGGGTGTTCCGGTTTTTAATACTGTATATGAAGCTGTGAAAAGTGATGGCGCAAATGTATCGTGTATTTTTGTCCCACCGGCATTTGCTGCCGACGCCATCATGGAGTCTGCCGCAGCCGGAATAGAACTCATTGTATGCATTACTGAGGGTATTCCCACGATGGATATGGTAAATGTGATTGCGTACTTGAAAGAGAAAAATTCTATTTTGATTGGTCCTAATTGTCCAGGTATTATCTCGCCTAGTAAGAGTAAGGTTGGAATCATGCCTGGAGCAATACACACTCAAGGGCATATGGGAGTTATCTCAAGAAGTGGAACACTTACCTATGAAGTAGTCGACCAGCTGACCAAAATGGGACTTGGTCAATCGACGTGTGTAGGTATCGGAGGGGATCCTATAATCGGAAGTAATTTTATTGACCATCTCAAGCGCTTTGATGAGGATACTGAAACGAAAGGCGTTGTACTCATCGGAGAGATTGGTGGGAGTGCTGAGGAAGAAGCGGCTCAGTACATAGAAAGCGATTTTCAAAAGCCCGTGGTGGCTTTTATTGCGGGACAAACTGCTCCCCCGGGAAAGCGAATGGGGCATGCAGGGGCTATAATTGCTGGAGGAAAGGGGAGGGCCGAGGATAAAATTCGCGCTCTGAGATCTTCCGGTATTACCATCGCTGTCAGCCTTGCTACTATTGGCAAAACTGTTTTGGAGGTAGTAGGACCGGATTAG
- a CDS encoding fumarate reductase, whose protein sequence is MAIDTRAAVLTTESASAYLDWLQMLTGAGLILFMWSHMLLVASVNLGANAMNTLARFLEDTYMAQVGGPFIGATFLMHFVLAARKVPFRVEDQSSIWKHSKRLKHSDTWLWLIQAFTAMIILIMGSIHMWTILTDLPITAAKSAARIQDGFWLVFYLILLPIVEIHVGIGFYRIGVKWGLIKRKGRKNFKRFENILTGVFILIGLVTIIRFVTLTV, encoded by the coding sequence ATGGCCATTGATACCAGGGCTGCCGTTCTGACAACAGAAAGTGCATCGGCATATTTGGATTGGCTCCAGATGCTCACTGGGGCTGGGCTTATCCTATTTATGTGGAGCCATATGCTTCTGGTTGCTAGCGTTAACTTAGGTGCGAACGCTATGAACACGCTTGCCAGATTTCTTGAGGATACCTACATGGCTCAGGTGGGGGGGCCGTTTATCGGTGCAACGTTTTTGATGCACTTCGTTTTAGCTGCCCGGAAGGTGCCTTTCAGGGTGGAGGACCAGAGCAGCATATGGAAACACAGCAAAAGACTTAAGCATTCGGACACTTGGCTGTGGTTGATTCAGGCCTTTACGGCGATGATTATTCTCATTATGGGTTCTATACATATGTGGACGATACTCACCGACCTTCCGATTACGGCTGCCAAAAGCGCAGCCAGAATACAAGATGGATTCTGGCTTGTGTTTTATCTCATCCTTCTCCCCATTGTTGAAATTCACGTTGGAATAGGATTTTATCGAATTGGAGTGAAATGGGGGTTGATTAAGCGAAAAGGTCGAAAGAATTTCAAAAGATTCGAGAATATCTTGACAGGGGTATTTATACTAATTGGGCTTGTCACGATCATTCGCTTTGTGACACTGACCGTCTGA